GCGCCTCAGCATCCTGCAGCACCTTTGACATTATCCTTCTCTCGATCGTGGAGACGTCCACATTCACCGCCCTTTTGCCAATGATGCCACGCATGGTAAGCCTTTGAATCTCGCTGTCCGCCATCCTATTCGCCGAGTTGGTGAACTCCGCATCCGGAGGCGCCTGCGGGGTCATAGTTGGACGGAGTTCGGGTGTGGCGTCCATTTTCTTGGGCGTATGCAGAACTGCGATGCCCGAAGCCTGCAGCCTCTCGCAGGTAGGACCATCCTGCGAGTGCACCGACGTGGTATGATTCTCATTGGTGTACGCAGGGCTGTTGATGATCCTCAGCAGATCAGCGTggggtgacggcagcggttcACTCTCGGGGCACGCCTTGAACGGGCTGTCAACGGTGTAGCTTAACACCACCTCGTACGACTCATGGCTCGGAATGCCATCTCTCGTTGGGAGTGCCTTTGGAATCGTCCCCTCCGGCACTTGCGACAGTGGTACGAGGCAGCTTGATCTGCAGTGTGCCATCTTGAACAATTCGAATTACTGCGTTTGCCGAGGTTTTGGAGCTATTATACATCCGATGACGCCCTGGCCTATGGACCGTTGCAGCCGTGCAGCAATGACCACCGTCGTTCCACGTGAGTTGAAAACGATGCGTGCAACCTAGCTGCTCGAACGGCCTAAAAGACCACGCCTCAGCGCACTTGCCACCCCGATGTAAACAGTTACGACCTATTCATGTCCAGGAGAATGGCGCTTGCGATTCAGGAAGAGCAGCCATATGCTGTGAATCAACATCGCTCAACGTTGCTGCGCTTGACGCATTCCACCGTCACATTTGCCAATCAGAGCAATATCGGTTAAATACACACGGTCTTTCTTCATTCCTTGATACTCAATTGCCCCGTGGCGCCGCCATTACCGCTGTCACTGAGGAGAGTCGCCTACCATTACCACCGCTAGCCGCAAATATGGTTCTAAACTGAATTCGTGACCTTTGGTATACCGAAGATCGCGGCTATAAGCGGTTAGGGCGTGATAAATCCGCCTGGAATATTCCGACTACCGAGCGGACGCGCGGCTTGTCCGGAGAGCGCAGCGGGCCTCATAACATCGCTGAGTTCTGGTTGCCGCTCCGAGGGATGCAAAACAGATCTGCTCGTTGTATATCCAATTTGCATCGTTATAATTCAAAGAGGTAATATAGACAATTTGGATTCCAGCATCTTCGGCGCTATTTCTCAACGCAATGTGTGTGTTGTGAATAACGCGATGCGCCTTTTGGCTCCAATGCTGCTTGCCATCTAGTCATACAAAGCTTACCACAGTTTGCATTACAAAACCGTATATGTGTATGATTCTTCGCAGGTTTGCTCCGTGTGCTTCCCGCAAATTGCCCATCCTGCATAACCACGTCGTCTTGTATCACCGGGGCGCAACATGATTTTATATGATATTCTGATAACGTAGCTACTGATTGGTGATGTACAATGCATAGTGGCCATTTAGAAGCTATACCGGCTGAGGAGGAGGCAAATCTGCGTTGACCATAAGGGACGTATGTACTTAGGTTCCCGAGAGCCATTCGCCGCAACATGTAAACATGTATGTTTACAGGGGATAAACGGATCTGCTGATCTGCTTTTCAACGTTTGATGGCGTATGAGGCTGCCTACGCAacgagctgcggctgtggaCCTCGTACGCGTTTCTGCCACAATAATCTAATGGGAAACATTAACGTGAGAATACCGATGACGCTGACACCCATAGCCATATCTACCGCCTCATATACTTGAATAATCACTATCACGATGATACTCCATCCGTATGATCTACCGAATCTGAGCGGCATTCAGGCCGCTTGTTGACGTTGCATTTTGCGACGTTAAACCCAGATAGGAGCACCAACCACAATGAGCTACTAACCAATGTCTACTTCACCCCTGCTGATCTAATGCGACATCGAAAATACAATTTCGCCGAAGCCACGTGATATATGTAGGCGATCTGCCGGACAACATTGACATGCAGATATATATACCAAACTGTTCTGGTAGCAACCAAAAGTACCACTACTGTTGATTAGTTTTACTGAATCCCAATCAAAGTAGGACGTTCGCTGTTGGTGCATCAACCTGTTGCCAGTATCTGACTACGGTATGCTAGGCAAACCAAAACCAGGGCTCAAGCCAACTCAGAAACATCGCACGCACGTACCACGCGAGAGCTGTCGTGCCAGGTGAAGTGCATGCACATTTTTTAAGACAACATCGTAGACAACGGTGCGCGAACACGTACACCAAGCAAATGACCACGCTTTTGTATGACGCAGCTGCTATTACGGTGATTCGAGTCACTGAGTTAGTAAGGCGTTACGTATAGCGTTGGCTCAGGTTTGAGCTACCTCCTGATTTGCTAGTGGCACACATCAGCAGGCCCCTGGCGTGGCGCTTGCATGTTCAGTCCTCACGTCGCCTAAGTGCGAGTATTCACTGCGTACGCAGCTTATAAACTCCACTATGTTGATCGTCTGCCGCATTTGCGTGCACGGTTTTGTTACAGCGGCAATTTGCTGAGGCGTTACCTAGGTACCGCACCGGGTGACCATTGTACGTGATATTAGCTTCATTTCCAATGTCGACATATAGCGAACCTAAATCATACTGTGTCACATGCAGTTCGTGTAGAATTGAATATACTGCCCGTGGAAGTGTGTTTGTTCGTTGAACTTGCTGCTGTCAGGTGGCTGGAGTGGCTAGCAAGGGCGAAAATACATCCGCCGCGCAACAAGAATCTAACCAGCGGGGGTGTAATTTTGCATCGCAGTTATTTGAAACTATTGTTACGAGTTTGCGTTTAATGTGTAGTTGCCCGCTTTCAGTAGATCCAGCGGCTTAGTCAACGCCTTCGCGCCCAGCGACATCGGCGGTTGCCCAGGATTCGTCCTCATCGCACTGAAAAGGGCACACATCGTTGTTTCGGAGGGCGTGCGGTTTACTGTTTGGGTCTGTGGATATCGTAGTGGATCTCACCGCAGCGTCTCCGTACTAGGTGCGGTGAGAGCGAGGCCGGAGTGCCAGGTCACAATTCACCCTTCCGACCCGCACAATGAACCGGCAAGATCTGAGACTCCAGAAGGAGTTGCAGGATATTCAAAGCAATCCTGAGGGCTCCGTCGACGCCCACACCGTGGACGGCGACATCTACACCTGGAAGGGGTACATCAAAGGCCCGATACAGACTCCTTACGAGGGAGGGCACTTCATGCTGGCCATCAAAATCCCGCAGGACTACCCCTACAGCCCTCCGAAGGTTAGTTACACCACATGCAAAAGGCTTAACCTTCGCTGCAGATACACTTCGAGACCAAAATATGGCACCCCAACATCAGCAGTGAAACTGGCGCTATTTGCCTCGACATACTGAAGAACGAGTGGAGCCCCGCGCTTACGATAAGGACAGCGCTTCTTTCCATCCAGGCGCTGATGTCGGCTCCAGAGCCAGACGACCCTCAGGACGCCGAGGTCGCATCAATGTACCGGCGTAACTACGAGGAGTTTGCACGCACGGCAAAGTAAGAGCTCGTTTTTGTTACAACCATATCACGCGCAGGCTGTGGACGGTAAATTTCGCGAACAACCGCGGCGATACCCGCGAAGGCAAGGTGGACAGGCTGCTGGAGATGGGGATCGACCGTGAGACCGCAATCAAGGCGCTGGCAGACAACAGATGGGACGTCACggtggccatcaaccgtATCATTGACGGCAGTTGAAGCAACCAACGCGCCGCGGCGCCACCAAGTGGGAAAGATCTGCGTAACACACAAATGACAGAAACCTTCCAGCACTTTTCGCACTAATACTCACAATGCTGTGTCTGTTTTGCCACAAATCAGCCTTTACTGCCCTTACGAAACGTGGTCTGGCCGACGTCTAACTCCCCATACCCCCGCGTCACCTTCGCCACTGTAGCGCTGCAGAGCGCCAAGCAATTCACTAGACATGACTTGTGGCGATGGACGACTATCTTAAAGTAGGAACCATACAGCCGAACCTGGATATCCTCCAGCGGCCGGGCTCCGTCGGAGCGCAGAGGTCACAGTACCTTGCTCCCAACTTCAGCGACAAGCAGCTCTATCTCAGCGGCTATGGGCGCCACTGGGGGGAGAAAATAACGTACTCCGTTGGACTAGCATACGGTTCGGGTAGGTGTCCGCTAATTCGGGTCGTCGCCCGTGGATTCCTCACGTACACAACCTTCTTCAGGCATGCTCCTGGGCGGCTCGTTCGGACTAATCAAGGGTATAGCTAAGGGCGGAGCGACCAAGAAACTGTTTATCAACTCGCTGCTAAACCTGTGTGGAACCTATGGACCGGGGCTGGGCAACCGCACGGCGTGTGTCACGTTGCTCTATTGCGTGATCAACAGCTCCATCAAGCTCACGCGTACTTCCGAAGAATACGACCAGTACGTCGCTCCTGTGGCAGGTTTTGCCGCTGGCGCGTTGTACAAGTGCAAGGGAAGGTGGCCAGCGTTCGCCAGGTACTCCCTGGGGTCAGCAGCGGCGTTCACGGCGATCGACTATGCGCTGAGGAATTCATACATCTGAGCCCTGACTCAAACGATATCGCACTATTTTGTATCACTCTGTGAACTTTTAGCAACTTTTGAATCTGCTGCAAACTATTTTTACGATGATAATTGAGTCGTTAAGTTTTCGCTGTGGCACGAGACTCGAGTTAGTTCACACTTCTTTGGCATAACGACATTGCGTCGCCTCAATTGTGGCTCAAAGTGTGCCAATTAGTTATGTAAATGTCGGGATAATGTAGGGTGCTAATTTATGGGCAATTCAATGTATGCGGGATGAGTCACCTGTCTGGTCTGCCGGGTACAAACGGTCATCGTGTCGCTGCCGCTGCCTTTCTCGCGTGCATAGCTCGGAACTTCTCGTTGCTTATCAGTCGAACGTACTGCAAATCAGTGTCGTAACACGTAACCAAAACGTACGTAGATGTAGTTCTTGGTCGAAATTTGCTTGCGCTTATAGGTTGCCTGCAACAGCTCCATCATCTCGTTGGCCGCCGCCTCCGAGGCAACAGCGCGGCACAGCCTTTCATCTCGCTGGCTGTCGAATTCCAAGTTGTAATTGGGCTCGCTCGCATCCGACGACACACTCTTATCCGCTTCCCCTGTGGGCGTCTGCATCTTCGTGAGGGCGGCTATGACCTGAGTGAAGTAGTCATCGATGTCCTCGAGGGTGTGTAATTGCTTGTCACAGTCAGCACGCGCCCGGTTTAACTTCTCGCGTTCGGCGTATTGTTCCTTAATGTACTTGGCGATGTTGACACACGTTGGCACCCAGTCCAGCATGATGAGCCGGTGGATGTCGTACTTCCCGACGTCATACTGGTACTCCTTGATGAGCTGAGCACGCATATCCCGTACATTAGCTGTTATCCTTGACCGTATGGACTCCAATTCCGCATCCAGAGACCCTTCGTCACTGGCGCCGCGAGGTGTCATGCTACCTTCACTGCTCGTCGCTGAGTGTCTAAGAGGCGTTGCAATACCGGAACCCTGTGATGCCGCAGCAGGCAAGGTGGCACTACGCCGCAGTTCTACGGCATAAATGGGCGGCGCCCTGTCGAACTCATCCTGCACGTAGCGAAGcgcctcaacctgcgcagAGTGTTTTCACGGCAGATGGCAACATACCAGAGTCGCTCTTGGATTCCACTCTCTCAGGTACCTTATAACCACGTCTCCATTCTTGAGCACGCACGGATGCTTTTGTACAATTTTGATCTGTTCCGTTGGCTGGACTGTGATGTACGGCGGCGACAGAGGGTACTCGGGATTCAGAGCGATTCGGATAGGGCAGTTGTAGACCACATTCTGGAAACGGAACGGTATAGTCCCTCGTAGGTTAATAAGAACGCCGGCACTTCCGTAGTCTAGTTTGGTAATTAAATCGCGCACATGTAGACTTACGCAGGGATGGCGTTAGGCCGCTGTACTTGCCGAGGGTGTTCCTCAGGTCGGCCTCGACTATCAACGCGTTCTTGAAGTTGCGCTTCAAGACATCGCCCAGTTGCAATTTCTGCACGCCAGTGGCGTACATGTCTGTAGATCGGCGGGAAGCCATCCTATAACATGGCACGCAAACTTAATATTTACACAGCTGCCGGAGCAGCAATAAAGGATTAAAAAAAAATGTAATATACCTAGACAGTGTTACAATCAACGGAAGCACATAGTCACGCGGTGAAAATGTAACGGCGTTATTTGCAGGTGTTTCACTGCCGCGGACATTTACGAGTGGAGCTGTCCTCAACAGTCAAACGCACGCAACCTCCGAAGTTACTTTCACTCGTGCACATTCAATGTTCTTCGTTTATAGAACAACATAACTGTCAACTGATGCTTGTTACGAAGAATCTAAGTCGCAAACAAGTTTATTTAGCAGTGCGCCAGTCGTATCCGCAGCGCCCGGCCACGTAACTGCACCAAGCGTACCAGATCAAAACTGCTAGTGATTCATATGTAGTTTCGGCATTCAAACATTTCAACGAAACACGGCATATATTTGGGGCGTCTCGGTGTATAGAGGGCTGAGGCCCTACCGACGTCACCTATACGTTGCGACATGTGGACTATTGATTCAGCTGCCGAGATATTTTAGCAGCAGGAGCCAATGTGTGATTATTTGCAAGCATGTGCTGCCATACCATTGCCAGTTTACACTCCATTAGCAATATTGTAACACATACTTGTGCACCGTCCAGACACTAACCTTGCAGAAGATTCCACAATCAAAGACGCTTTAATAACGGAGTATTTTAATCTAGCGGCGTTGGATCCACACATGACCATCGCACATTTCATTTTTAGCCCGTTGGAATCACCCGCACCCGCGACGTTGCAACTGGACGACGACACACGTAGCAAATTTCACTGACTTAGAATGCTCAGCTAAACTGGCGCGATGAACAATCTCATTTATAATGAGTGATTTATTTCTGGGATTCTCTACCTAAGCTGTGCGAGATGCCCATTCGACCATGGATGCGCTTATTCGAAGGCATAGGTCGCCGAGGCGTCCGTTTAAACTGCTGCAGGACACGCAGCGCCAATGCTGCGCTACGCAACACTGCTGCGGTTGCAGCTATTAGCATTTGCAGTGCCTACGCAGCATATCGTGTCTATGCATCGCgcttcttcagcagcagcccCTTTCCAGGTACGCCGATCATCGCGGAATTCTACAG
This sequence is a window from Babesia bigemina genome assembly Bbig001, chromosome : I. Protein-coding genes within it:
- a CDS encoding ubiquitin-conjugating enzyme, putative: MNRQDLRLQKELQDIQSNPEGSVDAHTVDGDIYTWKGYIKGPIQTPYEGGHFMLAIKIPQDYPYSPPKIHFETKIWHPNISSETGAICLDILKNEWSPALTIRTALLSIQALMSAPEPDDPQDAEVASMYRRNYEEFARTAKLWTVNFANNRGDTREGKVDRLLEMGIDRETAIKALADNRWDVTVAINRIIDGS
- a CDS encoding mitochondrial import inner membrane protein, putative, giving the protein MDDYLKVGTIQPNLDILQRPGSVGAQRSQYLAPNFSDKQLYLSGYGRHWGEKITYSVGLAYGSGMLLGGSFGLIKGIAKGGATKKLFINSLLNLCGTYGPGLGNRTACVTLLYCVINSSIKLTRTSEEYDQYVAPVAGFAAGALYKCKGRWPAFARYSLGSAAAFTAIDYALRNSYI